A single region of the Lysinibacillus sp. B2A1 genome encodes:
- a CDS encoding Rrf2 family transcriptional regulator — protein sequence MRLTLYTDYSLRTLIYLGAKEDGELSTIQEISDAYNISKNHLMKVTHQLGLLGYIETIRGRGGGIRLAIDPKTITIGAIVRQTEEDFHLVECFDKENNLCKIAPECQLKGVLNEALQAYLAVLDRYTLDDFLHSKEKLMALLLGK from the coding sequence ATGCGTTTAACTTTATACACAGATTACTCTCTTCGAACACTTATTTACCTAGGTGCGAAGGAAGACGGTGAATTATCAACCATTCAAGAAATTTCGGATGCTTATAATATATCAAAAAACCATTTAATGAAAGTTACCCATCAGCTCGGATTACTTGGCTACATTGAAACCATTCGCGGACGAGGCGGGGGTATACGTCTTGCAATTGATCCTAAAACTATCACAATTGGTGCAATAGTGCGTCAAACAGAAGAGGATTTTCATCTAGTGGAATGCTTTGATAAGGAAAATAATCTATGTAAAATTGCACCAGAATGTCAGCTAAAAGGTGTCCTAAATGAAGCATTACAAGCCTATTTAGCCGTTTTAGATCGCTATACTCTTGATGATTTTTTACATTCGAAAGAAAAGTTGATGGCACTGTTGCTTGGCAAATAA
- a CDS encoding GNAT family N-acetyltransferase, giving the protein MAVTLVRHDIKYAEAMHALSSMPQVRDALGLPAGKVEDTINFIKRECVDEEDGKTVPRVVLNEEGQFIGVTALMFIDHTKKSCHIGSWLGYEFWGKGYNIEAKIAILDIAFFELGLERVFAGARQVNIRSQKAQEKFPFIRLGVEKDFPEEHAWLEVKEKQPCVLNVFERTDFVRYRTALVKVEGPRESYLPQLLIADESEEAVRKYLNDGDLYEIKCGEQLAGVALLLAQSNKAVELKNIAIVPNYQGKGLGKEALRQITSICHSQGYQTILVGTANSSIDNIAFYQKAGFRMESIEKDFFSSYPEPIYENGIRALDMIFFSRKL; this is encoded by the coding sequence ATGGCAGTAACTTTAGTGAGACATGATATTAAATATGCTGAAGCAATGCATGCATTGTCTTCCATGCCACAGGTGCGAGATGCACTAGGGTTACCTGCTGGTAAAGTAGAAGACACAATAAATTTTATTAAACGAGAATGTGTGGATGAAGAGGATGGAAAGACTGTTCCTCGGGTTGTCCTAAACGAAGAAGGACAGTTCATTGGTGTGACTGCATTAATGTTTATCGATCACACGAAAAAAAGCTGTCACATTGGTTCTTGGCTTGGCTATGAGTTTTGGGGAAAAGGCTATAATATAGAAGCGAAAATAGCGATTTTAGATATTGCATTTTTTGAATTAGGACTTGAACGGGTTTTCGCAGGTGCGAGACAGGTCAATATTCGTTCTCAAAAGGCACAGGAGAAATTTCCATTTATTCGATTAGGAGTAGAAAAGGATTTTCCGGAGGAGCACGCATGGTTAGAGGTAAAGGAAAAGCAGCCATGTGTTTTAAATGTTTTTGAACGTACAGATTTTGTCCGTTATCGTACAGCTTTAGTAAAAGTGGAAGGCCCACGCGAGAGCTATTTACCGCAATTATTAATAGCAGATGAAAGTGAAGAAGCTGTAAGGAAATATTTAAATGACGGCGACTTGTATGAAATTAAATGTGGTGAACAATTAGCAGGCGTAGCACTACTTCTTGCACAATCTAATAAGGCAGTGGAGTTGAAAAATATTGCGATCGTACCAAATTATCAGGGGAAGGGACTTGGCAAGGAAGCATTGCGACAAATAACAAGCATTTGTCACTCTCAAGGATATCAAACAATTTTAGTGGGTACTGCCAATTCGAGTATTGATAATATTGCTTTCTATCAGAAGGCAGGCTTTCGTATGGAATCAATTGAAAAGGACTTTTTTAGTTCTTATCCAGAGCCTATCTATGAAAATGGCATACGTGCATTAGATATGATTTTCTTTTCAAGAAAATTATAG
- a CDS encoding nucleoside deaminase, whose product MNKWMQRAIELALENIAQGGQPFGAVLIKDEEIIGEGVNELHLRPDSTGHAELLAVRRAQEKLQSIDLTGAVMYASGAPCPMCFGAMAMAGVDKAYFANSLEDAISVGLSRSSEVYADLLKLENERSFQMIHMPVMDDEKNPMHVWHKCKVE is encoded by the coding sequence ATGAACAAGTGGATGCAACGAGCTATAGAACTTGCTTTAGAGAACATAGCGCAAGGTGGACAACCATTTGGAGCTGTATTAATAAAGGATGAAGAAATTATCGGGGAAGGTGTCAATGAGTTACATCTTCGCCCAGATAGTACTGGCCACGCGGAGCTTTTAGCTGTTCGACGTGCGCAGGAAAAGCTACAGTCAATAGACTTAACAGGGGCCGTTATGTATGCTAGTGGGGCACCCTGTCCTATGTGTTTTGGTGCGATGGCAATGGCGGGAGTAGATAAGGCATATTTCGCTAATTCTTTAGAGGATGCTATTTCGGTTGGTTTAAGCCGATCTAGTGAGGTATATGCAGATTTATTGAAATTAGAAAATGAACGTTCGTTTCAAATGATTCATATGCCAGTAATGGATGATGAAAAAAATCCGATGCATGTCTGGCATAAATGCAAAGTTGAATGA
- a CDS encoding VOC family protein — protein sequence MKSATTFLMFQGQANEAIHQYQQWFSDLEIKSLTYMENSQQIAMAILDLKSLKIMVNDSVIQHNFTFTPSISIFLECESVEEINHLSAQMLEGGKALMPLDNYGFSKQFTWIEDRFGVSWQLTYN from the coding sequence ATGAAAAGTGCCACTACATTTTTAATGTTTCAGGGACAGGCAAATGAGGCTATTCATCAATATCAACAATGGTTTTCGGATTTAGAAATCAAGAGCTTAACATATATGGAAAACTCACAGCAGATAGCAATGGCTATACTCGATTTAAAAAGTCTGAAAATTATGGTCAATGATAGTGTTATACAGCATAATTTCACTTTTACACCATCCATATCCATCTTTCTGGAATGTGAGTCTGTGGAAGAAATCAACCATCTCTCGGCTCAAATGCTAGAGGGCGGAAAGGCATTAATGCCTCTTGATAATTATGGTTTTTCTAAGCAATTTACATGGATTGAGGATCGTTTCGGAGTATCTTGGCAGCTTACGTATAATTGA